The DNA window CTAATAAAGGCGCTCTGCTGGATGTTGCAAAAGAAAACGGCTACGAGCGGTTTATTGTGCCCGACGGTATCGGTGGACGTTATTCGGTTTTGAGTGCTGTTGGTCTACTACCGATCGCTGTTGCTGGTATTGATATCAAGCAATTATTAGCCGGTGCTAAGGCTGCCCAAGATGATTTTGCCAAGGATGAGGATATCTTAGCTAAACCATCGATTTTATATGCGATTTACCGTAATATTTTGTATCGCAAAGGGTTTGATGTTGAGACGATCGTGGGTTACGAGCCACAATTCAGATATTTGTTTGAGTGGTGGAAACAACTAATGGCTGAATCTGAAGGAAAAGACAATAAAGGCATTTACCCAACTTCAGCTATTTTTTCGACTGACCTCCACTCGATTGGCCAATATATCCAAGATGGCAAAAAAATTCTCTTTGAAACAATTTTAGATATCACAAAACCAATTAGCGATCGTGTTGTCCCAGCTGCCGACGACGATACTGATCACCTGGATTATCTTTTGAATCGTCCAATCAAAGAGGTCAATGAAGCTGCATTGACGGCCACGGCTCAAGCACATACTTCTGCCGGAGTACCAAATATTTTGTTACAGCTGGATGATCTTGATGAATTTAATCTTGGCAATTTAATTTACTTCTTTG is part of the Oenococcus sicerae genome and encodes:
- a CDS encoding glucose-6-phosphate isomerase, which codes for MKVTFKKDYLKDFVADSEVELLKPAAGLARDTLLARTGVGNEMEDWLTLPTDHDQGEFTRILKAAGKIKSDSKVLVVIGIGGSYLGARAVIEFLKSEFHNEKAAKAGLPEVYFVGTSASGRYIDDVINLIGDRDFSINIISKSGTTTEPAIAFRVFKSLIEKKYGKDEASKRIFATTDANKGALLDVAKENGYERFIVPDGIGGRYSVLSAVGLLPIAVAGIDIKQLLAGAKAAQDDFAKDEDILAKPSILYAIYRNILYRKGFDVETIVGYEPQFRYLFEWWKQLMAESEGKDNKGIYPTSAIFSTDLHSIGQYIQDGKKILFETILDITKPISDRVVPAADDDTDHLDYLLNRPIKEVNEAALTATAQAHTSAGVPNILLQLDDLDEFNLGNLIYFFEAAVSVSGYLNAINPFDQPGVEIYKTNMFRILGKPGYTK